From a single Opisthocomus hoazin isolate bOpiHoa1 chromosome 6, bOpiHoa1.hap1, whole genome shotgun sequence genomic region:
- the BRINP2 gene encoding BMP/retinoic acid-inducible neural-specific protein 2 isoform X1 — translation MGRQDLRRADGPRPMLPWPLALLALSTCCGWGVAGGADGTVPQQHAAPATPSSSSSSSSGRAPLDWLLTDRGPFYRAQEYVDFMERYRQGFTTRYRIYREFARWKVNNLALERKDFFSLPLPLAPEFIRNIRLLGRRPSPQQITDSLIKKYGTHFLLAATLGGEESLTIFVDKRKLSRRAEPTGGAGNSSGVSLETLHQLAASYFIDRESTLRRLHHIQIATAAIKVTETRTGPLGCSNYDNLDSVSSVLVQSPENKVQLQGLQTVLPPYLRERFVAAALSYIACSSAGELVCRRSDCRCQCQPPFPRCNCPEADVQALESSLAQLRRAWESHHGQFEESEEFQALVKRLPGDRFLNRTAISHFWAMDLDVQHRYQQLGTSLKLLSRKTHRLIRRLFNLSKRCHRQPHFKLPKERSLPYWWSRAQSLLYCSETTVPGTFLEESRSCTCPSDQPSCQGSIPCALGEGPACASCAEDNSTRCGTCNHGYVLTQGFCRPEVADSLEHYLGLETDLQDLELKYLLQKRDSRIEVHSIFISNDMRLGNWFDPSWRKRMLLTLKSNKYKPGLVHVMLALSLQICLTKNSTLEPVMAIYVNPFGGSHSESWFMPINEGSFPDWERTNVDASAQCQNWTLTLGNKWKTFFETVHVYLRSRIKSLDNSSNETIYYEPLEMADPSKNLGYMKINSLQVFGYSLPFEPDAIRDLILQLDYPYTQGSQDSAMLQLLEIRDRVNRLSPPGKTRLDLFTCLLRHRLKLANNEVARIQSSLRAFNAKLPNAVEQETGKLCS, via the exons atgggGCGGCAGGACCTCCGGCGTGCTGACGGGCCCCGGCCGATGCTCCCGTGGCCGCTGGCCCTCCTGGCCCTGAGCACGTGCTGTGGCTGGGGGGTGGCTGGCGGGGCGGACGGCACGGTGCCCCAGCAGCATGCCGCCCCCGCGAccccttcctcctcatcctcctcttcctccggccgGGCGCCCCTCGACTGGCTCCTCACCGACCGGGGACCCTTCTACCGAGCCCAGGAGTACGTGGACTTCATGGAGCGCTACCGGCAGGGTTTCACCACCAGGTATAGGATCTACAG GGAGTTCGCTCGCTGGAAGGTGAATAATTTGGCCTTGGAGAGGAAAGACTTCTTCAGCCTGCCGCTCCCCCTGGCCCCCGAATTCATCCGCAACATCCGTCTGCTGGGACGCCGGCCCAGCCCCCAGCAGATCACCGACAGCCTCATCAAAAAGTATGGGACCCACTTCTTGCTCGCCGCCACGCTGGGAG GAGAGGAGtccctgaccatttttgtggACAAGCGCAAGCTGAGCCGGAGGGCAGAGCCCACCGGGGGGGCTGGGAACAGCTCGGGGGTCTCGCTGGAGACCCTCCACCAGCTGGCAGCCTCCTACTTCATCGACCGAGAGAGCACGCTGCGCCGGCTCCACCACATCCAGATTGCCACGGCTGCCATCAAG GTGACCGAAACGCGGACGGGGCCGCTTGGCTGCAGCAACTACGACAACCTGGACTCGGTCAGCTCTGTCCTGGTGCAGAGCCCCGAGAACAAAGTGCAGCTCCAAG GGCTGCAGACGGTGCTCCCCCCGTACCTACGGGAGCGGTTCGTGGCGGCCGCCCTCAGCTACATCGCCTGCAGCTCGGCCGGGGAGCTGGTGTGCCGACGGAGCGACtgccgctgccagtgccagccccccttcccccgcTGCAACTGCCCCGAGGCCGACGTCCAGGCGCTGGAGAGCAGCCTGGCGCAGCTCCGGCGAGCCTGGGAGAGCCACCACGGCCAGTTCGAGGAGTCAG AGGAGTTTCAGGCCCTGGTGAAGAGGCTCCCCGGGGACCGTTTCCTGAACAGGACGGCCATCTCCCACTTCTGGGCCATGGACCTGGATGTTCAGCATCGCTACCAGCAGCTGGGCACCAGCCTGAAGCTGCTCTCCAGGAAAACCCACCGACTCATCCGGCGGCTCTTCAACCTCAGCAAACGCTGCCACCGGCAACCTCACTTCAAGCTGCCGAAGGAGAG GTCCCTCCCTTACTGGTGGAGCCGCGCGCAGTCACTCCTCTACTGCAGTGAAACCACCGTGCCTGGGACCTTCCTGGAAGAAAGCCGCAGCTGCACGTGTCCCTCCGACCAGCCCTCCTGCCAGGGGTCCATACCGTGTGCCTTGGGCGAGGGCCCAGCCTGTGCCAGCTGTGCCGAGGACAACAGCACCCGCTGCGGGACCTGCAACCATGGCTACGTGCTCACCCAGGGCTTCTGCCGCCCCGAGGTGGCCGACTCGCTGGAGCACTACCTGGGGCTGGAGACGGACCTGCAGGACTTGGAGCTCAAGTACCTCCTGCAGAAACGGGACAGCCGCATCGAGGTGCACTCTATCTTCATCAGCAACGACATGCGCCTGGGGAACTGGTTTGACCCCTCCTGGAGGAAGCGCATGCTCTTGACCCTGAAGAGCAACAAGTACAAGCCCGGGCTGGTTCACGTGATGTTGGCCCTCTCCCTGCAGATCTGCCTCACCAAGAACAGCACGCTGGAGCCCGTCATGGCCATCTACGTCAACCCCTTCGGGGGAAGCCACTCGGAGAGTTGGTTCATGCCCATCAATGAGGGCAGCTTCCCAGACTGGGAAAGGACTAACGTAGATGCCTCTGCCCAGTGCCAAAACTGGACGCTCACCTTGGGCAACAAGTGGAAGACCTTCTTTGAAACGGTCCATGTCTACTTGCGGAGCCGCATCAAGTCTCTGGACAACAGCTCCAATGAGACAATCTACTACGAACCCTTGGAGATGGCAGATCCCTCCAAGAACCTGGGGTACATGAAAATCAACAGCTTGCAAGTCTTCGGCTACAGCCTGCCCTTTGAACCAGACGCTATTCGGGACCTGATCCTCCAGCTGGACTACCCCTACACCCAGGGCTCCCAGGACTCAGCCATGCTCCAGCTGTTGGAGATCAGGGACCGGGTGAACAGGTTGTCACCCCCTGGCAAAACCCGCCTCGACCTCTTCACTTGCTTGCTCCGCCACAGGCTCAAGTTGGCCAACAACGAGGTGGCAAGGATCCAGTCCTCCTTGAGGGCCTTCAACGCCAAGCTGCCCAACGCGGTGGAGCAGGAGACGGGCAAGCTGTGCAGCTAA
- the BRINP2 gene encoding BMP/retinoic acid-inducible neural-specific protein 2 isoform X2, which produces MGRQDLRRADGPRPMLPWPLALLALSTCCGWGVAGGADGTVPQQHAAPATPSSSSSSSSGRAPLDWLLTDRGPFYRAQEYVDFMERYRQGFTTREFARWKVNNLALERKDFFSLPLPLAPEFIRNIRLLGRRPSPQQITDSLIKKYGTHFLLAATLGGEESLTIFVDKRKLSRRAEPTGGAGNSSGVSLETLHQLAASYFIDRESTLRRLHHIQIATAAIKVTETRTGPLGCSNYDNLDSVSSVLVQSPENKVQLQGLQTVLPPYLRERFVAAALSYIACSSAGELVCRRSDCRCQCQPPFPRCNCPEADVQALESSLAQLRRAWESHHGQFEESEEFQALVKRLPGDRFLNRTAISHFWAMDLDVQHRYQQLGTSLKLLSRKTHRLIRRLFNLSKRCHRQPHFKLPKERSLPYWWSRAQSLLYCSETTVPGTFLEESRSCTCPSDQPSCQGSIPCALGEGPACASCAEDNSTRCGTCNHGYVLTQGFCRPEVADSLEHYLGLETDLQDLELKYLLQKRDSRIEVHSIFISNDMRLGNWFDPSWRKRMLLTLKSNKYKPGLVHVMLALSLQICLTKNSTLEPVMAIYVNPFGGSHSESWFMPINEGSFPDWERTNVDASAQCQNWTLTLGNKWKTFFETVHVYLRSRIKSLDNSSNETIYYEPLEMADPSKNLGYMKINSLQVFGYSLPFEPDAIRDLILQLDYPYTQGSQDSAMLQLLEIRDRVNRLSPPGKTRLDLFTCLLRHRLKLANNEVARIQSSLRAFNAKLPNAVEQETGKLCS; this is translated from the exons atgggGCGGCAGGACCTCCGGCGTGCTGACGGGCCCCGGCCGATGCTCCCGTGGCCGCTGGCCCTCCTGGCCCTGAGCACGTGCTGTGGCTGGGGGGTGGCTGGCGGGGCGGACGGCACGGTGCCCCAGCAGCATGCCGCCCCCGCGAccccttcctcctcatcctcctcttcctccggccgGGCGCCCCTCGACTGGCTCCTCACCGACCGGGGACCCTTCTACCGAGCCCAGGAGTACGTGGACTTCATGGAGCGCTACCGGCAGGGTTTCACCACCAG GGAGTTCGCTCGCTGGAAGGTGAATAATTTGGCCTTGGAGAGGAAAGACTTCTTCAGCCTGCCGCTCCCCCTGGCCCCCGAATTCATCCGCAACATCCGTCTGCTGGGACGCCGGCCCAGCCCCCAGCAGATCACCGACAGCCTCATCAAAAAGTATGGGACCCACTTCTTGCTCGCCGCCACGCTGGGAG GAGAGGAGtccctgaccatttttgtggACAAGCGCAAGCTGAGCCGGAGGGCAGAGCCCACCGGGGGGGCTGGGAACAGCTCGGGGGTCTCGCTGGAGACCCTCCACCAGCTGGCAGCCTCCTACTTCATCGACCGAGAGAGCACGCTGCGCCGGCTCCACCACATCCAGATTGCCACGGCTGCCATCAAG GTGACCGAAACGCGGACGGGGCCGCTTGGCTGCAGCAACTACGACAACCTGGACTCGGTCAGCTCTGTCCTGGTGCAGAGCCCCGAGAACAAAGTGCAGCTCCAAG GGCTGCAGACGGTGCTCCCCCCGTACCTACGGGAGCGGTTCGTGGCGGCCGCCCTCAGCTACATCGCCTGCAGCTCGGCCGGGGAGCTGGTGTGCCGACGGAGCGACtgccgctgccagtgccagccccccttcccccgcTGCAACTGCCCCGAGGCCGACGTCCAGGCGCTGGAGAGCAGCCTGGCGCAGCTCCGGCGAGCCTGGGAGAGCCACCACGGCCAGTTCGAGGAGTCAG AGGAGTTTCAGGCCCTGGTGAAGAGGCTCCCCGGGGACCGTTTCCTGAACAGGACGGCCATCTCCCACTTCTGGGCCATGGACCTGGATGTTCAGCATCGCTACCAGCAGCTGGGCACCAGCCTGAAGCTGCTCTCCAGGAAAACCCACCGACTCATCCGGCGGCTCTTCAACCTCAGCAAACGCTGCCACCGGCAACCTCACTTCAAGCTGCCGAAGGAGAG GTCCCTCCCTTACTGGTGGAGCCGCGCGCAGTCACTCCTCTACTGCAGTGAAACCACCGTGCCTGGGACCTTCCTGGAAGAAAGCCGCAGCTGCACGTGTCCCTCCGACCAGCCCTCCTGCCAGGGGTCCATACCGTGTGCCTTGGGCGAGGGCCCAGCCTGTGCCAGCTGTGCCGAGGACAACAGCACCCGCTGCGGGACCTGCAACCATGGCTACGTGCTCACCCAGGGCTTCTGCCGCCCCGAGGTGGCCGACTCGCTGGAGCACTACCTGGGGCTGGAGACGGACCTGCAGGACTTGGAGCTCAAGTACCTCCTGCAGAAACGGGACAGCCGCATCGAGGTGCACTCTATCTTCATCAGCAACGACATGCGCCTGGGGAACTGGTTTGACCCCTCCTGGAGGAAGCGCATGCTCTTGACCCTGAAGAGCAACAAGTACAAGCCCGGGCTGGTTCACGTGATGTTGGCCCTCTCCCTGCAGATCTGCCTCACCAAGAACAGCACGCTGGAGCCCGTCATGGCCATCTACGTCAACCCCTTCGGGGGAAGCCACTCGGAGAGTTGGTTCATGCCCATCAATGAGGGCAGCTTCCCAGACTGGGAAAGGACTAACGTAGATGCCTCTGCCCAGTGCCAAAACTGGACGCTCACCTTGGGCAACAAGTGGAAGACCTTCTTTGAAACGGTCCATGTCTACTTGCGGAGCCGCATCAAGTCTCTGGACAACAGCTCCAATGAGACAATCTACTACGAACCCTTGGAGATGGCAGATCCCTCCAAGAACCTGGGGTACATGAAAATCAACAGCTTGCAAGTCTTCGGCTACAGCCTGCCCTTTGAACCAGACGCTATTCGGGACCTGATCCTCCAGCTGGACTACCCCTACACCCAGGGCTCCCAGGACTCAGCCATGCTCCAGCTGTTGGAGATCAGGGACCGGGTGAACAGGTTGTCACCCCCTGGCAAAACCCGCCTCGACCTCTTCACTTGCTTGCTCCGCCACAGGCTCAAGTTGGCCAACAACGAGGTGGCAAGGATCCAGTCCTCCTTGAGGGCCTTCAACGCCAAGCTGCCCAACGCGGTGGAGCAGGAGACGGGCAAGCTGTGCAGCTAA